The Medicago truncatula cultivar Jemalong A17 chromosome 4, MtrunA17r5.0-ANR, whole genome shotgun sequence genome includes a region encoding these proteins:
- the LOC11446630 gene encoding glucan endo-1,3-beta-glucosidase — translation MVNMVFLLLLLVLIGLETTGTGVCYGRVANNLPSAEEVIDLYKINGIGRMRIYDPDQATLEALRGSNIELVIGVRNEDIQSIAYSVSSATNWVQNNILKYSQDVKFRYIVVGNEINPSNDATSKFVLLAMQNIYTALASSNLQNQIKVSTAIQMNLLGSSYPPSQGVFSPSSISYIIPIVKFLVDNEAPLLANVYTYFSYISDTKDIDLSFALFTSTTIKVHDGQYAYQNLFDATLGALYAALEKIGGANLEVVVSESGWPSDGGVAASIENAQIYHENLIKHVITGTPNRPNQALETYLFAMFDENNKGPDETERHYGLFTPDKQIKYQIGQLFISSDSRSSSSHLWREGIIFSYCFT, via the coding sequence TTACCTTCTGCAGAGGAAGTAATAGATCTTTACAAAATAAATGGTATTGGAAGAATGAGAATATATGATCCTGATCAAGCAACCTTAGAGGCTCTAAGAGGCTCTAATATAGAACTTGTTATTGGGGTCCGTAATGAAGACATTCAATCAATTGCCTATAGTGTTTCATCAGCTACTAATTGGGTCCAAAACAACATACTAAAATACTCTCAAGACGTAAAGTTTAGGTACATTGTTGTTGGGAATGAAATAAATCCTAGTAATGATGCAACATCAAAATTTGTTCTACTTGCAATGCAGAACATTTATACAGCACTAGCATCTTCCAAtctacaaaatcaaattaaggTTTCAACAGCTATACAAATGAATTTGTTAGGAAGTTCATATCCTCCATCACAAGGAGTATTTAGTCCTTCTTCAATTTCATATATAATTCCAATAGTTAAATTTCTTGTGGATAATGAGGCACCATTGCTTGCTAATGTGTACACTTATTTTAGCTACATAAGTGACACAAAGGACATTGACCTTTCATTTGCACTATTTACTTCAACAACTATTAAGGTGCATGATGGTCAATATGCGTACCAAAATCTATTTGATGCAACATTAGGGGCACTTTATGCAGCTCTTGAGAAAATTGGTGGTGCTAATTTGGAAGTAGTAGTATCAGAAAGTGGATGGCCTTCAGATGGTGGTGTTGCTGCATCAATTGAAAATGCACAAATCTACcatgagaatttgattaagcaTGTGATTACTGGGACTCCTAATAGGCCTAATCAAGCATTAGAGACTTACTTATTTGCCATGtttgatgaaaataataaaggACCAGATGAAACTGAAAGACACTATGGTTTGTTTACTCCTGATAAACAGATCAAATATCAAATTGGTCAATTGTTTATATCATCTGATTCTCGAAGTTCCTCTTCTCATCTTTGGAGGGAAGgaataatattttcttattgtttcact
- the LOC11441634 gene encoding porphobilinogen deaminase, chloroplastic, translated as MEMTLSSSSAFSLPSTPSNPSLFLLSSSCPFASFKIPPFSKCRIRASVAVEQQTQQTKTAIIRIGTRGSPLALAQAHETRDKLIASHTELAEEGAIQIVIIKTTGDKILSQPLADIGGKGLFTKEIDEALINGDIDIAVHSMKDVPTYLPEKTILPCNLPREDVRDAFISLSAASLADLPAGSVIGTASLRRKSQILHRYPSLSVQDNFRGNVQTRLRKLSEGVVKATLLALAGLKRLNMTENVTSTLSIDDMLPAVAQGAIGIACRSNDDKMAEYLASLNHEETRLAISCERAFLTTLDGSCRTPIAGYASRDKDGNCLFRGLVASPDGTRVLETSRIGPYAYEDMMKMGRDAGEELLSRAGPGFFNS; from the exons ATGGAGATGACCCTTTCTTCCTCTTCTGCATTCTCTCTTCCTTCTACACCTTCCAATCCTTCGCTTTTCCTTCTCAGTTCATCTTGCCCCTTCGCATCTTTCAAAATCCCACCTTTTTCCAAATGTCGCATCAGAGCTTCTGTTGCTGTTGAGCAACAGACGCAACAAACCAAAACTGCGATTATTAGAATTGGTACTAGAGGAAG TCCACTAGCTTTGGCTCAGGCACACGAGACTAGAGACAAACTCATTGCATCACATACAGAGTTAGCCGAAGAAGGGGCTATTCAGATTGTGATAATAAAAACTACCGGTGATAAAATACTATCGCAACCGCTTGCAGACATAGGTGGGAAGGGTTTGTTTACTAAAGAAATAGATGAGGCACTCATAAATGGGGACATTGATATTGCAGTTCACTCAATGAAAGACGTTCCTACCTATTTGCCCGAGAAAACAATTTTGCCATGTAACCTTCCACGAGAGGATGTTAGAGATGCGTTTATATCTTTAAGTGCAGCTTCACTAGCTGATCTACCGGCTGGAAGTGTTATTGGTACCGCATCACTTAGACGAAAATCGCAAATCCTCCACAGATATCCATCTCTAAGT GTGCAAGATAATTTCCGTGGAAATGTGCAAACAAGGCTTAGAAAACTAAGTGAGGGGGTTGTCAAAGCTACCTTATTGGCTCTAGCTGGACTGAAACGATTAAATATGACAGAAAATGTTACTTCAACACTGTCAATTGATGATATGCTTCCAGCTGTTGCGCAAGGTGCAATTGGAATAGCCTGTAGAAGCAATGATGATAAAATG GCAGAATATCTTGCTTCGCTGAATCATGAAGAAACAAGATTAGCAATTTCCTGTGAAAGAGCCTTCCTTACGACTTTGGATGGTTCTTGCCGAACGCCTATTGCGGGGTATGCTAGCAGAGACAAGGATGGAAATTGCTTGTTTAGAGGATTAGTTGCTTCCCCCGATGGAACCCGTG TGCTTGAAACTTCCAGAATCGGTCCTTATGCTTATGAAGATATGATGAAGATGGGTAGGGATGCGGGTGAGGAGCTTCTTTCTCGAGCTGGACCTGgttttttcaatagttaa